One region of Priestia megaterium genomic DNA includes:
- the pfkA gene encoding 6-phosphofructokinase, whose protein sequence is MKRIGVLTSGGDSPGMNPAVRAVVRKAIHEGMEVYGIFQGYQGLIEGNIKKLEVGDVGDIIQRGGTMLYSARCPEFKTEEGRLKGIENLKKHGIEGLVVIGGDGSYMGAVKLTELGFPCIGIPGTIDNDIPGTDFTLGFDTALHTVIDAIDKIRDTATSHERTFIIEVMGRNAGDIALWSGLAGGAETILIPEAKDEFQEMVDRLRKGQERGKKHSIIVVAEGVANGNEVAKQLHEAAGIETRVTVLGHIQRGGSPTAQDRVLGSRFGGRAVELLLEGKGGRAIGIRKNEIVDYDIMEILGEPHHINADMYRLSKELSI, encoded by the coding sequence ATGAAAAGAATAGGTGTATTAACAAGCGGCGGAGATTCTCCAGGTATGAATCCTGCGGTTCGTGCTGTTGTGCGTAAAGCAATTCATGAAGGTATGGAAGTTTATGGTATCTTCCAAGGATATCAAGGATTAATAGAAGGAAATATTAAAAAGCTAGAAGTTGGAGATGTTGGTGACATCATTCAACGCGGCGGAACGATGCTTTATTCTGCAAGATGTCCAGAATTCAAAACAGAAGAAGGGCGTTTAAAAGGTATTGAAAACCTTAAGAAGCACGGTATTGAAGGCTTAGTAGTTATCGGTGGAGACGGATCATATATGGGAGCTGTAAAACTAACAGAGCTTGGTTTCCCTTGTATCGGTATTCCAGGAACAATTGATAACGACATTCCAGGAACAGATTTTACACTAGGATTTGATACGGCTCTTCATACGGTTATCGATGCAATTGATAAAATCCGTGATACGGCGACTTCTCATGAGCGTACGTTTATTATTGAAGTTATGGGTCGTAATGCAGGAGACATTGCTCTTTGGTCAGGTCTTGCTGGCGGTGCGGAAACAATCCTTATCCCAGAAGCAAAAGATGAGTTCCAAGAAATGGTTGATCGTTTGAGAAAAGGACAAGAGCGCGGTAAAAAGCACAGCATTATCGTGGTAGCTGAAGGTGTAGCCAATGGTAATGAAGTAGCGAAACAGCTTCATGAAGCTGCAGGTATTGAAACGCGTGTAACAGTATTAGGACACATTCAGCGCGGTGGTTCCCCAACTGCTCAAGATCGTGTGCTAGGAAGCCGTTTCGGCGGTCGTGCAGTCGAACTTTTACTAGAAGGTAAAGGCGGCCGTGCAATCGGTATCCGTAAAAATGAAATTGTAGATTATGATATTATGGAAATTTTAGGTGAACCTCACCATATCAATGCTGATATGTACCGTTTATCTAAAGAGCTTTCAATCTAA
- a CDS encoding universal stress protein translates to MFKRILLASDGSEHAAKATEKAVQLAQLTENSFIQVIYAVEGDSRLKSLSRDEERESRIHTTDEILKQGNVEYEITFMHGDAAKTVIQFANQNSFDLVVIGSRGLNPVKGMLLGSVSSKIAQQVTIPVLIVK, encoded by the coding sequence ATGTTTAAACGAATTTTACTTGCCTCAGATGGCTCAGAGCATGCAGCTAAAGCAACAGAAAAAGCCGTTCAGCTGGCTCAGCTTACGGAAAACAGTTTTATTCAAGTTATTTATGCAGTAGAAGGTGATTCAAGATTAAAATCACTTAGCCGCGACGAGGAACGGGAAAGTCGGATACATACAACGGATGAAATTTTAAAGCAAGGAAACGTGGAGTATGAGATCACCTTTATGCACGGAGACGCGGCTAAAACAGTGATTCAATTTGCTAATCAAAATTCATTTGACCTTGTAGTAATAGGGAGCAGAGGGTTAAATCCTGTAAAAGGCATGCTGCTTGGAAGCGTTAGTTCTAAGATAGCACAGCAAGTAACAATTCCTGTGCTAATTGTTAAATAG
- a CDS encoding NAD-dependent protein deacylase: MSNQYKELKQLIDDAKHICFFTGAGMSTESGIPDFRSQNGLYRQNKSFVDIVAADFYEQYPHEFWPLFKEIFHIKMLHHYKANTGHRFIAELEDAKTVHVITQNIDGLHQDAGSTNVFEIHGSIKRAHCPRCKKEYDLAYLNQSALPQCTACERLLKPNVVLFGDAIHQFDEAVTAALSSDLFIVLGSSLEVAPINQIPLLVSRYNRTNMVIINKEPTHYDYLFDLVIYDSIGQVVANL, encoded by the coding sequence ATGTCAAACCAGTACAAAGAATTAAAACAGCTCATTGATGATGCTAAACACATTTGTTTTTTTACGGGAGCAGGAATGAGCACAGAGTCGGGCATACCTGACTTTCGCTCTCAAAATGGCTTATATCGCCAAAACAAAAGCTTTGTGGACATAGTAGCTGCTGACTTCTATGAACAGTATCCTCATGAATTTTGGCCGCTGTTTAAAGAAATTTTTCATATTAAAATGCTGCATCATTATAAAGCAAATACGGGCCATCGCTTTATTGCTGAACTAGAAGACGCCAAAACCGTGCATGTGATTACGCAAAATATCGATGGGCTGCACCAAGATGCAGGAAGCACGAACGTTTTTGAAATTCATGGGTCCATTAAGAGAGCTCATTGTCCGAGGTGTAAAAAAGAGTATGACTTAGCGTATTTAAATCAGTCAGCTCTCCCACAATGTACAGCGTGTGAGCGCCTTTTAAAGCCAAATGTTGTTCTCTTTGGAGATGCCATTCATCAGTTCGATGAAGCAGTTACAGCAGCGCTGTCATCTGATTTATTCATCGTGCTTGGTTCATCGCTTGAAGTAGCACCGATTAATCAGATTCCGCTGCTTGTGAGCCGGTACAATCGTACAAATATGGTGATCATTAATAAAGAACCTACGCATTACGATTATTTGTTTGATTTGGTTATCTATGATTCCATTGGACAAGTGGTTGCAAATTTATAA
- a CDS encoding hemolysin family protein yields MDIFNLILLAVLIALTAFFVATEFAIIRVRSSKVDQLIAEGSSNAKAAKQVISNLDEYLSACQLGITITALGIGWLGEPTLSHLLSPLLDQLGISGALTKVLSVAISFAVVTFINVVVGELAPKTFAIQKAEKVTLLFVRPLILFYKVTYPFIWLLNSSSRLITGLFGLKPASENELAHSEEELRILLSESYKSGEINQSEFKYVSKIFDFDDRVAKEIMVPRTEVVSIDQEDTVEYILEMVQEERFTRYPVIDGDKDHIIGMVNMKEILTEIVMNNSKEKIDLKQYIRPVIEVIESIPIHDLLLKMQRERIHMAILIDEYGGTAGIVTVEDILEEIVGEIRDEFDADELPLIQKVKPDHYIVDGKLLVSELNELLGTTIDDTDVDTIGGWVLTEKYDVKQGESLSFDQYDFTVTKMEGHHIQYIDVIKKRQVHQSTDEAVNVSDMNQSQALSS; encoded by the coding sequence TTGGACATATTTAACTTGATTTTACTAGCGGTACTGATTGCATTAACTGCTTTTTTCGTTGCTACCGAGTTTGCGATTATTCGCGTGAGGAGTTCCAAAGTGGATCAGCTTATAGCAGAAGGGAGCAGCAATGCAAAAGCTGCGAAGCAAGTTATTTCAAATTTAGATGAATACTTATCTGCGTGCCAGCTTGGTATTACGATTACTGCGCTGGGAATTGGTTGGTTAGGAGAGCCTACACTTTCGCATCTCCTGTCACCATTACTTGATCAACTAGGGATAAGCGGAGCGTTAACAAAAGTACTATCTGTTGCGATTTCTTTTGCGGTTGTTACATTTATAAATGTTGTGGTCGGAGAGCTTGCTCCGAAAACATTTGCAATTCAAAAAGCAGAGAAAGTCACTTTATTATTTGTTCGTCCGCTTATACTCTTTTATAAAGTAACCTATCCTTTCATTTGGCTATTAAACAGTTCTTCTCGTTTAATAACAGGGTTATTTGGTCTAAAGCCTGCTTCAGAAAATGAGCTTGCACACAGTGAAGAAGAGCTTCGCATCTTGTTATCAGAAAGCTATAAAAGCGGTGAAATCAATCAATCGGAGTTTAAATATGTAAGTAAAATTTTTGACTTTGATGATCGCGTTGCCAAGGAGATTATGGTGCCGCGTACGGAAGTCGTTTCAATTGACCAGGAAGATACGGTCGAATACATCCTTGAGATGGTCCAAGAAGAACGGTTTACCCGCTATCCGGTCATCGATGGAGATAAAGACCATATTATTGGAATGGTCAATATGAAAGAAATTTTAACCGAGATTGTCATGAACAACAGCAAGGAAAAAATAGATTTAAAACAGTATATCCGTCCTGTTATTGAAGTAATTGAATCGATTCCTATTCATGATTTATTGCTTAAGATGCAGCGTGAACGCATCCATATGGCTATTTTAATTGATGAATACGGTGGAACAGCAGGGATTGTAACAGTAGAGGATATTTTAGAAGAAATTGTCGGTGAAATTCGTGATGAATTTGATGCGGATGAACTTCCATTAATTCAGAAAGTCAAACCCGATCATTATATTGTAGATGGAAAATTATTAGTAAGTGAGCTTAACGAGCTGCTTGGCACGACAATTGATGATACGGATGTTGATACAATTGGAGGCTGGGTCTTAACGGAAAAATATGACGTCAAACAAGGAGAAAGCCTTAGCTTTGATCAGTATGATTTTACCGTTACGAAAATGGAAGGCCATCACATTCAATATATTGATGTGATTAAAAAACGTCAGGTACATCAAAGTACGGATGAAGCGGTTAATGTGTCGGACATGAACCAGTCACAGGCTTTATCTTCATAA